TTAAGTACTTTGAGCGCGCCGGTACGCGAATCTGGTGACTTTCAGTATAGTACTGGTTTTGTATACAATGAAAATAACTTAGTGTATAATATAAACGATTATGAAGGTATTGTCAATGGAGTAGATAAAACAGAGCAACCAACACCATTAAGTAGTACTATAACCAATACATTGGGGCGGTATTACAGTACATACAATGTTACCGATACAAGTGACCCTAATGCCACAAGGGCAAAGGGTAATAGTTATCAAGACATCACCTCTTATCCCTTTTCAAGAACCATTTACAGCGAGCTCAATCCAGGAGCGGCCCTTAAAACCCTTGGAGGCAATAAAGTAGATACCAATAATGATGGTACACCCGATAGTTGGCTACAAGGCTATACCTTTAGCATGCCGGCGGGTCAAGAACTTTCAAAATCGGTCGCTTTTGGGGATGCAAGTTATGATAGTGACCAAAGAAAGGTAATAAAAACTATTAGCAGGGATGTTCATGGAAGGGAAGCCGTAATGTTTACAGACTCAGATGGCAAAACCTTGGCAGCAGCACGTGTTGGGGGAGCCTCACCGCGAACTACAACCATAAGTATCAGCGAACAAGGCTTTGTGGACGTACATGTGCCAGAAGGGGCCCAAGGCTTTACAATCCATACAGTTTCAGGGATTAATACCAAAGTGTTCGATTTAACTACGGAAGCAGAAGTAACAACAAGCACCACCACATTAGAACCAGGGTTCTATCGTGTAGCCATTACCAATCTGGACAGTTATAATCCCGACCCCACAATGCCCGCCACTATAGTAAGTGTTGAATGCTGGGAAAATTATTATGACTATAGCTTAAACGAATATGACGAAGCAGGCCGTTTGATAGCTTCCTACCAACCCGTTGGGGCTACCAAAGCACAAAAGCCAAAATCCACTTTCGAGTACAATGCTTTAGGACAACTCACCCAAGCCCACAGTCCAGACGAAGGCGATGCATGGTTCTTATATAGAAAGGATGGACAAATACGCTTTTCGCAAAACTCAAGACAGTTAGACCCAAATGCAGATGGTAACACTAGCGATCAAGAATTCTCATATACCAATTATGATGATTTGGGCAGGCCTGTGGAGAGCGGCGTTGCAGTTGGTGCGTTTTCAGGTTTAAATCCTGATACGCCCACATTTTCATTTTCGAGTAAAAAAGAACAACAATTTACCAAATACGATTATTTGGAAAGTAGCGATATAAGTTATCTAACAGGAGTGCATAGTAGTTATGGTAATCCAACGTTCTTGGCCGGCAACGTTGCAAAAACATCAAATGACAATACAACCACTTATTACAGTTATGATGTGTACGGACGTGTAAAGTGGATCGTACAAAATATTCCTGGCTTAGGTACAGGAGCACAGAATAACAAAACCATAGATTACGAGTACGACCCAATAACAGGAGCCGTTACAAAAGTAGATTTCCAAAAAAATACGTCAACCGAGCGTTTTATACACCGTTACACCTATGACACCGTAGATAATAGTTTGGTAAAAGTAGAGACCTCTACAAACGGAAGTACATATACCACCCATGCCGATTACAAATATTACGAAACAGGCGCCTTAAAGCGTGTGGAAATAGCGCCTTTAAATGGAGAGCCCTTACAGGGAATAGACTATGTGTACAACCTAAATGGCCAGTTAAAAGCCATTAATCCATCTGATTTAACCGGTAGTAATGACCCAGGTGATTTATTCAGCATGCAAATAGATTACCATAACAAAGATTATAACCGTACCCAAAGGGACGATATCGGCACTTTTACTTATGGCCAAAACCAATTCAATGGCAATATAAAAGGAGTACGTTGGAACAATAAAGATATTGAAATTAACAATGGTAGCCCCAGCAATACCGAACGAACCTATAGCTACTACTATAACCAAAACAATTGGTTAACCGATGCCATTTATGGACAGTATAATGATACAGGGGGCGATGGTTCAACAATAAATATTTTTGACGATAACCTCCATGAAAATGTTACCAAAAATTTTAACGCCACCAACAGTGTTACATGGTTGCCTGGGTTTCATGCAAAACCGGACATAGGTAAAGAGGTTACGGCCAAAATAGTATCAGGTACACCAAGTACGTTCCAGTCGGGAGATTACAATGTATTCGATATTACTTATGACGCCAATGGTAACATACGTACCCTGAACCGTAACAAAAACGGTACAAGCAAAGCCATGGACCAGTTAAACTACACCTATAAGGCAGATAAACCCAACCAGTTGTTGCGGGTGGATGATGCAGCTGGCGATGTGGCAGGAGCGGACGATATTGGCGACCAAGATGGTGATAACTACAAATACAACAGTATTGGGCAATTAATAGAAGATCATGAATATGTTACTATCGCCGACCCAACCAATATTATTAGGTATAAATATAATGCAAGTGGTTTGGTAACCGAGGTATCCAAAAAAAATGTACCTTTGGTTAAGTTCTTTTACAATGATAAAGGGCACCGTGTAAAAAAGGAGGCCTATATCTCAGGGAGTACCAATTTAGATTATATAGAACACTATGTTAGGGATGCCGCAGGGACCGCATTGGCTATTTACCGAGATGGAGCGGCTAAAGAGCATACCATTTATGGGGCCAGTCGTTTAGGGGTGTATTACCGAACAGGAGGTAACAGTGTGTATCAATTAACAGACCATTTAGGCAATGTTAGGGCTGTAGTACAAAGAAACAATAGCACTCCTGAAGCTGTAGTTGCAACTGATTACTATCCCTTCGGGATGCCCATGCCAGGACGCAACGACGGCGCAAACAGCTACCGTTATGCCTACCAGGGACAGGAGAAAGATCAAGAAACCCAAAAGGAAGCTTTTGAGTTGAGGCTTTGGGATAGCAGGATTGGCAGATGGTTGACTACGGATCCTTATGGGCAATATACAAGCCCTTATTTGGGGATGGGAAATAATCCCATTAATGGAGTTGACTCTGACGGTGGATTTTGGCAAGAACTAGGTAATTTTTTAACAGGAAATGGATGGATTAGCAATGAAGGTTTAAATTATTTACAATCTAATGAAATATCAGATTACAGATCACGTTACTCAAAAAACCCATTCGATTCCAAAGGTTACCATACGGTTGGATATACAGATCCTAAAACTGGTGAATTAACTTTTCATAGGTTTAAAAATGTAGATGATTTAGGACCAAAATTTGATTTTTCTAAATTTGATTATACTTTTAAAGTTTCAGCAGGGTTGCAAGTTAACGCTGATTTATCTGATTTGTTTGCTATT
This genomic window from Mariniflexile sp. TRM1-10 contains:
- a CDS encoding RHS repeat domain-containing protein, producing MYNYYKRNIFGYLIPALFLFIIGSKLNAQTPVPPIITIKATGEDPSNVQFFEGETVTFTIENYITHPNINIYAYNILWDPLGSVEWNPSQNDGYDFDVTFTEASVGSNVKILVEFYDQDYQQGNDYLGDTGYLNILPKIDWYPDSDGDGFGNFNSEYITLNSGETPPDGYVQNNLDDCPYHYDTQNNGCGFGFENMNWITSKSYAINGILTASSKAYFNDLGKGTQSQTLDVKTSRTWATQTLYDTQGRPALSTLSAPVRESGDFQYSTGFVYNENNLVYNINDYEGIVNGVDKTEQPTPLSSTITNTLGRYYSTYNVTDTSDPNATRAKGNSYQDITSYPFSRTIYSELNPGAALKTLGGNKVDTNNDGTPDSWLQGYTFSMPAGQELSKSVAFGDASYDSDQRKVIKTISRDVHGREAVMFTDSDGKTLAAARVGGASPRTTTISISEQGFVDVHVPEGAQGFTIHTVSGINTKVFDLTTEAEVTTSTTTLEPGFYRVAITNLDSYNPDPTMPATIVSVECWENYYDYSLNEYDEAGRLIASYQPVGATKAQKPKSTFEYNALGQLTQAHSPDEGDAWFLYRKDGQIRFSQNSRQLDPNADGNTSDQEFSYTNYDDLGRPVESGVAVGAFSGLNPDTPTFSFSSKKEQQFTKYDYLESSDISYLTGVHSSYGNPTFLAGNVAKTSNDNTTTYYSYDVYGRVKWIVQNIPGLGTGAQNNKTIDYEYDPITGAVTKVDFQKNTSTERFIHRYTYDTVDNSLVKVETSTNGSTYTTHADYKYYETGALKRVEIAPLNGEPLQGIDYVYNLNGQLKAINPSDLTGSNDPGDLFSMQIDYHNKDYNRTQRDDIGTFTYGQNQFNGNIKGVRWNNKDIEINNGSPSNTERTYSYYYNQNNWLTDAIYGQYNDTGGDGSTINIFDDNLHENVTKNFNATNSVTWLPGFHAKPDIGKEVTAKIVSGTPSTFQSGDYNVFDITYDANGNIRTLNRNKNGTSKAMDQLNYTYKADKPNQLLRVDDAAGDVAGADDIGDQDGDNYKYNSIGQLIEDHEYVTIADPTNIIRYKYNASGLVTEVSKKNVPLVKFFYNDKGHRVKKEAYISGSTNLDYIEHYVRDAAGTALAIYRDGAAKEHTIYGASRLGVYYRTGGNSVYQLTDHLGNVRAVVQRNNSTPEAVVATDYYPFGMPMPGRNDGANSYRYAYQGQEKDQETQKEAFELRLWDSRIGRWLTTDPYGQYTSPYLGMGNNPINGVDSDGGFWQELGNFLTGNGWISNEGLNYLQSNEISDYRSRYSKNPFDSKGYHTVGYTDPKTGELTFHRFKNVDDLGPKFDFSKFDYTFKVSAGLQVNADLSDLFAIKANILSRTLLTFDSKNGFRGKDFYGRNLELNTGFGGSFYGLNVDLSVTGSEINDKGETRPNGGLQKLILNGNAGFTSLLQVGVETDLFKQNSTQIYRQHGLGAAIGAGVVVEFGVGVKKEIFK